A window of Magallana gigas chromosome 8, xbMagGiga1.1, whole genome shotgun sequence genomic DNA:
tacaGAGATGATCTcggaaactatcagagatataactataaaattttcaggataggtagtctatagtttgaagttgtgcacaattatgttgttttacgccagaagcgccatttcttggagcttgTCTGGGCACCAAAATTGGGTACACATTTTGATCggtatctttttatcaattgatattttattacgacatatataacaaaagtggttgaaaatcaaaagttctttccaacaaaatcaaggaAAATGGGCTGGtccctttaattaggggccaatacactcgtaaattctattacaaataactttaaaatcgatcaagattttgcaatgcattatagaagcaaagttgttgatcgtaacaatatcagtttgtaaaactcattgccacatcCATTGATgatgtaattagggattttggggactaaaatcttaaatctttaatgtgctgtaactgaaaaagcaaaacactttgttgaacattttaaaggatattgagaatcttatacattatctaaaagggaGGGGTTGAggggaaattctgaaatttcattgatattttaatcgtatcgtttaaaaaaatgaacggaagacctactcgttactcttaacgagatcgtatctagtcatattatttttgattAGATTATCATACATTACACTGTAATGTAATTCTGATTCCGTGTTAATGAAAGACTTATTGGTGAAATGGTTATCAacgtattttaattaaatactgCAAATTTTGGTATCTGTtatgttttataaacatttcaagaaaatgaacgtcaatgttttatcttaaaaatgtttaaaagggaaaatgaataacaaaagtttatcaaaaatatataatgttaaatatatgGATTAtcctgattttttaattcatttttttaaagttttatcatCTATTTTTATAGAATTGATGTGTAAGTGAATAAAATTCGTGATTATTGTCTTTGAAAGCATTTAATGGATGGTTATTTTCTTTATGTAATGGTCCAttctatattatatttttatgttatatcatatattatatctaTAACATTTATTGAATTGTACTCAAATATTCATATACAAACCAAGTTTCAAGAGGGTTCGTAAAACTGGACGACAACTTTGTGCGAACGGAAAATAGGGCCAACTGTGTCAAGGGCGAAGATAATGCATGCATGTTACATAACATTGTTCTTATCAATGACATAATTGATTTCTTATGAAATAAAAGGATGTTGTCTCgccagtaaataaaaaaaaaaaaaagaagacacaGATTCTCCTAGTAGGTTCATGTATCTGAAGATGCGAATTCTGCTTTTACTTGTACCTAGGTTTTAGTATCTGCTTCCCATACTTGTATATAAAATTCGACGTAGCGCCCGGTTTTTATTATCACAATGGTGCATGTGCATTACATTACAAATGTTGAATACAAATCACGAATGATGCGAGTAAAAACTTGCATCGAACGTATTATGTATCTTCAATCTCCCGAAACTCGATGGTTCACACAAACGACGTTCCTAATGTACAGCTGGTTAATTACATAGAACATTGAACCCTTTGATATTCCATAAAAGACCTAATACTTACGAAATGGTCACATAGCCGTATAGCTAGCATGTAGCTAGCGTGTGCAAGATGCATAGAACAAAGAAGACAAGTTCGGTCATTATACATTGAGATTGTACTAAACAGTCTTCTGACTCTGTGGTCTCACATCAATGATACACAGAGGTTTGGGTGTTGGATAGTGAAGTTATTTATCATTTGTTACCGAAGACaaagataattaaaaagataacGTGTTTCTGTTATTGGGGTCCCTTGAtcttactgtacatgtatgtctaaaTAACATCTCAAAAGTAGCGTTAAATTAGACTCCATCAGACGGGAAACGCCAGAGGAAACAGGGAGAAGAACTCCGACCACCGAGTTCAAAAAACACTGGAAAGACCTAAGGTGAAATGGAGAGAATCGCTAAAGACTGTGGTCCAGGTCCCAGGTTACAGCCTttatgccccagtcacacattcacggattaAATGCCGGATTAGCTACGGAAGCGATCCGGAATCATTTTTGGCGATATGTATTGACCCGTGGCTTTTCCGTCTGTTATCGTATCCAAACGAAGCAATACTTGTATAGCTGCgacaatttttgaacatgttcaaaattccaCTACGGATGAAACCACCGTAGTACTTCCTTAGAAAAACTTACTAAACCGTTTTAGAACGTAGAAGTCCGTTTTAGCTCCGTATAAATCCGTAGTAATTCGTATGTATCAATTTGTATCCATTCCGTAGAGCATCCGTACTAACTCCGCATCATTAGATTTTCCGGTGTCAACCGTGGAATATATTCCGTAGTAGAATCTAGGAGTTGATctgtgaatgtgtgactggggcattacgattatttgattttccggtgtcaaccgtggaaaatattccgtagtagaaccgtggagttgatccgtgaatgtgtgactggggcataaGCGCCACCAGGTGCGAAGAGGATAAGGAAGTAAGTAAGTGTTTCTGTGTGTATTACAATAAAACCACCCTTTTTTCATCATGTTATAAAATGTAtgtaatgtacattaaaaagatgacactcgccatcttggatttataggggTACTTGGTTCACGCAATGTTTCACATAAACTTTTTTGGTGTGATGAATGTGTAATGATCATGATAAAACGTTTCTGGTACAAcatattaaaagttttattttaatacaaataaattaGTGACACCGGAAATAATATTGCatgataaacaaatataaacattatccaaatatttcaaaaatggtGTTCCGCTCTgtaacataaatatatacaaatataatacACAAAATAGTGATAGTAGTTCGTCTCGTATGCCTAACGATCGGTAAACACGAAATACCCGTATGTAATATATATCACAGTCACAATTTATCGTCTCCGGCGTTCTATACACGACCAGAGACAGCTTCCTCATAGAGGCGAATGTAAAAATAACCACCgggatttgatacaaaattacGATTCTATAATACAGTAATACAGCCTCTAATATGTAGTGTAATAGATAACAGTCACAATAATCTGTTGCCATTTCAGTCATAAACGTAAGAACACATTTAAACTTTCATTGCGCTTCTCATTGTCATCTGAGGACAGTCATCGCCATACAATCATCGAATTTAATTAATTGCTTAAGACGCAATTCTATTGATCGTAAAATTGCACAATTCACTCggaacatattaaaaaattcttgttACTCTTTTCCCAGTTGTAAGCCTCGGATCTTCCCCAGAATTTCAACGGTTTATTTGAAACGGTTTCGCAATTCGAACATGATCGTCAACAGTGTCGAACACGGATCCTCTATTTAATGTTATCTGTCTGCTGACCAGGGCTTTCTCTGGTCTCCCCGTCTGACATCAACGTTTACATATCGTCATTGGTAACCTGTCCTCTGCTCTTGGAACGGGAATGTACAAAATTTTAGGATAAGGATTTAGCAACTTCCAGTCACATTTTCGAGCTAGTTCAATCAGAAATATCCTAATTATAAGTTTCGCATACTCTTTCCCGACACAAAACCTGACCCCCGCGCCAAACGGTGTGTAATTCATGCGGTCTATGCTACAGTCCCCCTCTTGTTTCTCTAGGTTAGGAAGGGAATCCCAGCGTGAGGGGTCGAAGGCCTCGGGGTCCGTGTATACAGGGGAGGACAGGTGCGTGTCCCGGAATCCTACGGCCACTGTCCATCCTTTTGGAATCCGATAATCCTGAAAAAATAATGTGATTCAATAATTGATTAAGCGTTGTTTTACTTACTCTTTAGCAGTCTTTCATTCATTTCTAGAAGTGAACAGATGTGGGCAAAGGACTTCACTAGGACCTTTACAGTATGCTCTAGAACGATGGACAATCGTTTAGTGCCCGCTATAATGTAAATGAACAGTTTTAAGACGTtgttttttcaaagaaacaaaGAATTCAGCCCCaattatcattaatttatttatttcatcaacCGTTTGTTTAATGAAATTCGAAATAGGTAGgctaatgtacatgtatcaccgtATAAGGTCAGGATTTACATGTAGGTATGTATTACTCGCTTTCAGTTTTTGTATCAGAATGAAccttatcaaaattttgacaATGAGGTACGGTTTCCTTGTACGATAATTCATATGCAAATAACCTTACTAAAATCGGAAAAGGATCAAGGTTAGTTTAATTCCAATTAATTGGATATAGTAGCATCTTAACTGTTTTTATTTGCCCTAGAAGTTACACAATTATTGTGAATATCGACCCCCCAGTTTGTGCAGAATCATAGAACGCAACGGGTATGGAGGGCGTTACTAAGGAAATCCATTTATTCTCGCCGATTTTTGTCCATGCCATGATTTTTACATGACAGCAGCCACGCTTTTGAAATTTCCAAACATATTTAGACATTCTATTTTTAGACAAACATAACATGAAGCTAAAGTGTTCTATACAACCCATTTTATCTACTAGTATCTAAAAGACCCCGTTCTAAAATCTTTTCCGGACTTTCGAGGCGTGAGCGAACGAACGCAAGTCCTCTTCACAACTTAAGGTTGCTTGAGAAGGTCTAAAACCGATCCATCAAACCGTTCTCAAActtaaatatgatttaaagcATCGTACTGTTCTTAATTTGAAGGTAAAATAAACCCATCAAGCCATTTTTAGGAGGCGTTCGAGTAAAAATTGTGGTCTGCCAGATACAACAGCAAAACGTCTAACTGTATAACTGTAGACAAACCCTCCACCACCATTGCCATACTGCATATATTGGCCAACTATCAGTTCTCTGTCTCTTCCTGTATAAAACATTCTCGATTGATCTTTTAACATTAGCTACCacaatcattttaataaataagaaaGATTCTAGTGTAATTAAATTTACCCCAACTTCAAATGTCCGTAATGCCTTGCGATACCCAGCTCCAACTGGTGACGCCACCCGTAGCACCTCTCGTACGACAGAGTACAAATACTTcagtttacaaattttattcagTGACAAGTCCAACTCTTCATCCGGGCAATCCAAAAGACCCTCCGCATCCAATTCCTCGCGCACGCGCTGTAAGACTTCCGGCTGCCTGCCTAGGAACATGAGGATGCTGGCCATACTACTGGCGCTCGTGTCGTGTCCGGTGAAGAAAAGTTCCTGCACGGCGTCCACCAGCTCGCGCCTCTCGTACTGTCCGGAGTCCTGCTGATCTAGGATGTGGTGGATGGTGCTCCTAAAGGCCTGCTCACTCCCCTCCTTCTTTATCTTGTCGATACACTTTGATATCTCCGCGTGTATGGTTTCTCTTGCTTTCATTGCCTAAATTAGACAAATAAGAGTAAAGCATTTTTCAGCATAGTCCAATTTAGACAGGTAAATGTCATCTATACGGGAAAAAATACTCTAGGCTCTTTTTGCAGTTTAGGGATTTGTAACGCTTTGCAAAGTGTAGCCCGGATTAAACTATTCACatattgtattttgaaaatgccTTTAATAATAAAGTACCGCTTCTAACAATCACACCATGAAAGTCGCACATCCATTTTATTAAACTGTCCATTTAGTGTTACTTTTCTGCTAAAAGCTGCGTGTactacaaaatacatgtactaactaCTAAGCAAACAAGTTGTATGTTATTGCAGTACCAATGCAACTTACTTTCCACAGGCCCAGCCCTGGAATTAACAGGGGAAGCGAGAACATATTATGTATCATTGTTTCAAACGTAGTGGAGAGAAAGGAGACATATTCCTGATCAAAGTCCGACCCCATTAATATTTTTCCCGCTAGAGCAAACGCCAGTTCTTTGCACTCATTGTAGCCATATATCTCTTTCGTCGACAACCATTTATCAATATAGATACGTGTAATGTCCAGTATGGACGGTATGTAATTCTCCATAGCTTCATGGGTGAAAGCTTTGATGATAAGTTTCTTTCTGAACGCATGCGTGTCGCCTTCCGCCATTGCTAGCGATCCCTCGCCGAACACTTTTTTCACCGACGACGGCCAGTGCGTGCTAACCAGAGTATTCTCCCCTGTCAGAATCACGCGCAGGTGCTGTGCGCCGGATACCCTTATGGTGGGCCTCCCTAATGTGTGTGTCATGTACACATCGCCATACTTCTTGCGCCTCTCTGTGTAGAAGTCtgcattctgaaaaaaaaaagattttaaaaatgttattaatagtATTCAGTCCCACATGGATCACATTGCTCATCCCGAGGAACAGATGTTACACAGTAACGTAATTATATGTGAAGTTTATTTCATACATGCATGAAAATACTTTCAACTCCTGTTACACTTTGTCCTAAATAATCAATtccatgtcttttttttttttggcaaatgtGGACATTGAGACCTATCTTCACAAACAGGTTGGAACATTTGATCTTTTCCATTTTAATTGCCTATTTcctttgtattgtttattttcatttgtattttatacattttttatagtTAAGTAGTTTTCAATTGTTTcatacgaaagcccattgagctttTTTTcgtaagttaaaaaaaattcgcgaataaacgcgaaactttcgcgatataaagCGAAACTTTCGTGAAAAAACGCGAAtctttcgcaaataaacgcgttactttcgcaaataaacgtgtaactttcgcgaataaacgcgaaactttcgcgaacaAACGCGAATCTTTCATTTAGATATTGCCATTTTATACAATAACCTTTATGAAAAACGATGACTGAAATAAACATAGTTGagttttaaatgaaacattttttttttatatatagatatgaataaatctaataaacTTCATACAAGTTAATATAAACTAAACGTGGGAAATCTTAAATCTTAGTGCTAATTTTCAAACGACATAATGCACTGCGCTTTACATATTCTCATCAGCGCTGTATTACAGAAAATGAGGCATTAATATTTGCATTATAACAATTTCATTTCGaattaaaagtttcatt
This region includes:
- the LOC105332789 gene encoding cytochrome P450 26A1 isoform X2, with protein sequence MTHTLGRPTIRVSGAQHLRVILTGENTLVSTHWPSSVKKVFGEGSLAMAEGDTHAFRKKLIIKAFTHEAMENYIPSILDITRIYIDKWLSTKEIYGYNECKELAFALAGKILMGSDFDQEYVSFLSTTFETMIHNMFSLPLLIPGLGLWKAMKARETIHAEISKCIDKIKKEGSEQAFRSTIHHILDQQDSGQYERRELVDAVQELFFTGHDTSASSMASILMFLGRQPEVLQRVREELDAEGLLDCPDEELDLSLNKICKLKYLYSVVREVLRVASPVGAGYRKALRTFEVGDYRIPKGWTVAVGFRDTHLSSPVYTDPEAFDPSRWDSLPNLEKQEGDCSIDRMNYTPFGAGVRFCVGKEYAKLIIRIFLIELARKCDWKLLNPYPKILYIPVPRAEDRLPMTICKR
- the LOC105332789 gene encoding cytochrome P450 26A1 isoform X1; the encoded protein is MSEHVLDFARMLYNVYVQALLVSAVLYWFLPWFIKSLWYIYITYGCDSEGTTKPLPPGTLGYPIIGETVEFVRKNADFYTERRKKYGDVYMTHTLGRPTIRVSGAQHLRVILTGENTLVSTHWPSSVKKVFGEGSLAMAEGDTHAFRKKLIIKAFTHEAMENYIPSILDITRIYIDKWLSTKEIYGYNECKELAFALAGKILMGSDFDQEYVSFLSTTFETMIHNMFSLPLLIPGLGLWKAMKARETIHAEISKCIDKIKKEGSEQAFRSTIHHILDQQDSGQYERRELVDAVQELFFTGHDTSASSMASILMFLGRQPEVLQRVREELDAEGLLDCPDEELDLSLNKICKLKYLYSVVREVLRVASPVGAGYRKALRTFEVGDYRIPKGWTVAVGFRDTHLSSPVYTDPEAFDPSRWDSLPNLEKQEGDCSIDRMNYTPFGAGVRFCVGKEYAKLIIRIFLIELARKCDWKLLNPYPKILYIPVPRAEDRLPMTICKR